A portion of the Punica granatum isolate Tunisia-2019 chromosome 7, ASM765513v2, whole genome shotgun sequence genome contains these proteins:
- the LOC116214723 gene encoding DEAD-box ATP-dependent RNA helicase 51 — protein MVEPENSPEREVKMEKRKRKRRNPSQGNPSQVPLEAEAEAEEVMNGGVSEQQKKQKKKNKKKKKVHEASNEEEGEVEADKDDDGGGNDERDDGEEDKNEEEREESEEEKQKKKKKKKKKKGKTSGSGIMSTASFDELGLSEHTAYAIKDMGFHYMTQIQARAIPPLMEGKDVLGAARTGSGKTLAFLIPAVELLHNICFSPRNGTGVIVICPTRELAIQTHAVAKELLENRSQTLGLVIGGAARRAEAERIVKGVNLLVATPGRLLDHLQNTKGFIFKNLKCLIIDEADRILEDNFEEEMKQIIKILPKQRQTALFSATQTKKVEDLARLSFQTTPVYIDVDDGRRKVTNEGLQQGYCIIPSAKRFILLYSFLKRNLSKKIMVFFSSCNSVKFHSELLRYIHIDCHDIHGKQKQQKRTSTFFDFCKAEKGILLCTDVAARGLDIPAVDWIVQYDPPDEPKEYIHRVGRTARGEGSKGNALLFLIPEELQFLHYLKAAKVPVKEYEFDQKKLANVQSHLEKIVGSNYYLNKSAKDAYRSYILAYNSHSMKDIFNVHRLDLQAVAASFCFSSPPKVSLNIDSSASKFRKKSRKVEGSRHGFSESNPYGKQRGEDVKRQFVRY, from the exons ATGGTGGAACCGGAGAACTCACCGGAGCGGGAGGTGAAGATGGAGAAGAGGAAGCGGAAGCGCCGAAATCCTTCGCAGGGGAACCCCAGCCAAGTCCCCCTGGAAGCTGAAGCTGAGGCTGAAGAGGTAATGAATGGCGGGGTGTCCGAACAGCAGAAGAagcagaaaaagaagaataagaagaagaagaaggttcATGAGGCAAGCAACGAGGAGGAGGGCGAAGTAGAAGCTGATAAAGATGATGACGGTGGTGGGAATGATGAAAGAGATGACGGGGAGGAGGATAAGAATGAAGAAGAGAGGGAGGAGAGTGAGGAAgagaagcagaagaagaagaagaagaagaagaagaagaaagggaagaCGAGTGGTAGTGGGATAATGAGCACAGCTTCTTTTGATGAACTCGGGTTATCTGAGCATACTGCCTATGCAATCAAGGATATGGGCTTTCATTATATGACTCAG ATCCAAGCACGAGCAATTCCTCCACTTATGGAGGGCAAAGATGTGTTGGGAGCTGCTAGGACAGGATCTGGAAAAACGCTGGCCTTCCTAATCCCTGCTGTGGAGCTTTTACATAACATTTGCTTCAGTCCTCGTAATGGAACGGGTGTGATTGTCATTTGTCCTACAAGAGAGCTTGCCATCCAG ACACATGCAGTGGCGAAGGAGCTTCTCGAGAATCGCTCTCAAACCCTTGGATTGGTTATTGGAGGTGCAGCCAGGAGAGCTGAGGCTGAGCGCATTGTCAAAGGAGTAAATCTACTGGTGGCAACTCCTGGTCGACTTCTCGATCATCTCCAAAATACCAAGGGcttcatatttaaaaatttgaag TGCCTAATAATCGATGAAGCTGATCGAATATTGGAAGACAACTTTGAGGAAGAGATGAAGcagattatcaaaattttgcCCAAG CAAAGGCAGACAGCTTTATTTTCGGCCACCCAAACTAAGAAG GTTGAGGATCTTGCCCGCTTGTCATTTCAAACAACTCCAGTCTACATTGATGTGGATGATGGGAGGAGAAAG GTTACAAATGAGGGGCTGCAGCAAGGATACTGCATAATTCCAAGCGCAAAGAGATTTATACTTCTATATTCCTTCTTGAAGAGGAATCTGTCAAAGAAAATTATGGTCTTCTTCTCATCATGCAATTCAGTCAAGTTTCATTCAGAACTTCTCAGATACATCCACATTGATTGCCATGATATCCATGGAAAGCAAAAGCAGCAGAAACGAACGTCTACATTTTTTGACTTCTGCAAAGCAGAAAAGGGAATCTTGCTTTGCACTGATGTTGCTGCACGAGGACTGGATATTCCTGCTGTG GACTGGATTGTTCAATATGACCCTCCTGATGAACCAAAG GAATATATTCATAGGGTGGGCCGAACAGCTCGTGGAGAAGGTAGCAAGGGGAATGCTTTGCTATTCCTGATTCCTGAAGAGTTGCAATTTCTTCACTACCTTAAG GCAGCGAAAGTTCCAGTGAAAGAGTATGAATTCGATCAGAAAAAGCTAGCAAACGTTCAGTCTCATCTG GAGAAGATTGTGGGTAGTAACTATTATCTGAACAAATCAGCTAAAGATGCATATAGATCCTACATATTAGCATACAACTCACATTCGATGAAGGATATCTTCAATGTCCACCGCCTCGATTTGCAG GCAGTTGCTGCTTCGTTCTGCTTCTCAAGCCCTCCGAAGGTGAGCCTCAACATAGACAGTAGTGCTTCAAAGTTCAggaagaaatcaagaaaagtGGAAGGGAGCCGACACGGGTTTAGTGAGAGCAATCCTTATGGTAAGCAGAGAGGGGAAGATGTTAAACGTCAGTTTGTGAGGTATTAG
- the LOC116214724 gene encoding piriformospora indica-insensitive protein 2-like gives MERAQIPAIGAQPMLPFIFFFFFFFFVIGSLSGSCLGQHTEDESNSSAMEVTAPMDSRQREALYSAIQGFVGKWWNGSDLYPDPCGWTPIEGVSCEVYDGLWYVSRLSVGPIYENSLRCTRNPTFTSHLFDLRRLTALSFYKCFSSSPHGAVTISDLPWERLSRNLESLEFRLNQGLTGAIPASLSHLRQLRSLIVLENGFAGELPAEIGNLKSLKRLVLSGNRFTGRIPSGFGGLTNLLIVDFSRNGLSGSIPLTFGGLTSLLKLDLSGNNLQGFLPDEIGNLKNLTLMDLGRNNLSGGLRSPIQEMGSLRVLMLSNNPKFGGDLTGVNWSNLRSLEVLDLTNTGLTGPIPESISDLNGLRHLGLGCNSLSGTPPAKLSSMPRLSSLYLNRNNLSGKLMFPKSFYRRTRWRFRAEDNPGLCHEAEVAIPFGVKQCLLEFSGRTEVVGKMRSEEEDFYRKPQLEVSTGYRNFDVGLVAREVLVVVATVLIIC, from the exons ATGGAGAGAGCTCAGATACCTGCCATTGGAGCTCAACCCATGCTtcccttcatcttcttcttcttcttcttcttctttgtcatcGGAAGCTTGTCGGGTTCTTGCCTAGGACAACATACCGAAGATGAATCAAACAGCTCAGCTATGGAGGTTACAGCTCCCATGGACAGCAGACAGAGAGAGGCTCTCTACTCTGCAATACAGGGCTTTGTTGGGAAGTGGTGGAACGGGTCGGATCTTTACCCGGACCCTTGCGGGTGGACCCCGATCGAG GGAGTGTCCTGTGAAGTCTACGATGGATTATGGTACGTTAGCCGGTTGAGCGTCGGGCCGATCTATGAGAACTCGCTTCGATGCACCCGAAACCCAACTTTCACGTCCCACCTGTTCGATCTCCGCCGCCTGACAGCCCTCTCCTTCTACAAATGCTTTTCCTCATCCCCCCATGGAGCGGTCACAATTTCGGACCTGCCTTGGGAGAGGCTCTCGAGGAATTTGGAATCCTTGGAGTTCAGGCTAAACCAGGGCCTGACCGGAGCTATCCCGGCATCCCTCAGCCACCTACGGCAGCTCAGGTCGCTGATAGTGCTCGAGAATGGGTTCGCCGGCGAATTGCCGGCCGAGATAGGGAACTTGAAGAGCCTGAAGCGGCTGGTCCTATCGGGGAACCGGTTCACGGGTCGGATCCCCAGCGGCTTCGGTGGGTTGACCAACCTCCTGATAGTTGACTTCAGTCGGAACGGCCTGTCGGGGTCAATCCCGTTGACTTTTGGTGGGTTGACTTCTCTTCTGAAGCTTGACCTCAGCGGTAACAATCTTCAGGGCTTCCTGCCGGATGAGATCGGGAATTTGAAGAATCTAACGTTAATGGATCTTGGGAGAAACAACTTGTCTGGTGGGCTTAGAAGCCCAATTCAAGAAATGGGCTCTCTGAGGGTGCTCATGTTGTCGAACAACCCGAAGTTCGGTGGCGACCTGACCGGCGTGAATTGGTCCAACCTGCGGAGCCTCGAAGTCCTGGACCTGACAAACACTGGGCTCACAGGCCCTATACCGGAGTCCATCTCGGACCTGAACGGTCTGAGACATTTGGGCCTCGGGTGTAATTCTCTGTCGGGAACTCCTCCGGCGAAGCTCTCTTCTATGCCTCGCTTGAGTTCCCTTTACCTGAACCGGAACAACCTCTCGGGTAAGCTCATGTTCCCCAAGTCCTTTTACAGGAGAACAAGGTGGCGGTTCAGGGCGGAGGACAACCCGGGCCTGTGTCACGAGGCAGAGGTTGCCATTCCATTCGGAGTAAAGCAGTGCCTGCTGGAGTTCAGTGGTCGTACAGAAGTtgtggggaagatgagatcaGAAGAAGAGGATTTTTACAGGAAACCGCAGCTCGAAGTCTCAACGGGGTATAGAAACTTTGATGTGGGACTCGTCGCGAGGGAGGTGCTAGTAGTAGTGGCTACGGTTCTGATTATTTGCTAA